Genomic segment of Prochlorothrix hollandica PCC 9006 = CALU 1027:
CAAAGACTACCGCAACTTCGGAGTCAGAAACTTAACCAAACCGCCAATACTGCGGGATTGGAGGTAAATCTTGCCCTGGCCGGTTATACGGTTGACCAACCCTTCCCCAGAGGTAACAGAACCCACCAAACTCCCCGCTAGCTTGATATTCATTTTCAGTTGGGGACTATAAGCCACCAAATGTCCCGTATCCACAATTAAATCCCCCTGGACTCGCCGCTCACTGATACCCCCATAGGCTCCAAAAAACACCAAGCCAGGGCCCTGGAGCCGCAGCTTAAACAGCCCTTCCCCCGCCAGCAAACTGCTGAAACCAGCCCACTGCACCCCCATTTTCACGCTCCCCATGTGGGCAATGTAGGCACCGGGCTGGAAGCAA
This window contains:
- a CDS encoding TIGR00266 family protein; this encodes MRYEVRYQPAFATIFVELKPGERLTTEAGAMASMDGEIDFTTAFSGGLFPALLKRFLGGESLFVNTFKNPSSEPHTLVLTQSTVGDIHHLTLKEGESICFQPGAYIAHMGSVKMGVQWAGFSSLLAGEGLFKLRLQGPGLVFFGAYGGISERRVQGDLIVDTGHLVAYSPQLKMNIKLAGSLVGSVTSGEGLVNRITGQGKIYLQSRSIGGLVKFLTPKLR